The following are encoded together in the Conger conger chromosome 11, fConCon1.1, whole genome shotgun sequence genome:
- the LOC133140337 gene encoding gelsolin-like isoform X1, whose product MLLCRNVDHTSMEHHPEFEQAGKKPGLQVWRIENKELVPVPKELYGGFYMGDAYMVLKTIKQRSGRLQYNLHFWLGETSATVEQGVAAILTSQMDEYLGGKPVQHREVQGYETKEFLGYFKSGMKYMSGGVASGFRQVVTNEVDIKRLLQVQGRRVVRGTERPLTWDSFNQGDCFILDLGNDIFEWFGCQCNGYERLKATKLAKAIRDNERGGRARVRMCDEGDEPEEMLEILGAKPDLPEAHVEDVKADIQNKESAKLYKISNATGDMDTTAVAEKSPFAQSDLESSDCFILDDGSNGRIFVWKGKDANTEERRAALTAAQKFIDNMHYPKHTQVHVLPESGETALFKQFFKLWRDVDQTEGLGQCYVSGSIASIEQVPFDASTLHGSRAMAAQHRLLDDGRGEKQIWRIEGGDKVAVDRSTYGQFYGGDSYLILYNYQHGAKSGQIIYMWQGKNSSQDETAASAILATVLDGELGGTPVQVRVVQGEEPAQLMSLFGGRPMVVHKNGTSRDGGQTEPAKTRLFQLRTNSAGGSRAVEVDASASELNSNDVFVLVTPAAAFMWLGQGSSEAEKCGAKQLCEILAVCTSELPEGGETDDFWEALGGKADYCTSIRLKDKMNAHPPRLFACSNKTGRFKIEEVPGDMTQDDLATDDIMILDTWDELFVWTGKEANDEEKGAVKASADQYIKSDPCGRDANTPVTMTKQGSEPPTFTGWFLGWEDDYWSTDPLQRALAELEV is encoded by the exons atgcttctttgtcggAACGTTGATCAta CAAGCATGGAACACCATCCAGAGTTTGAGCAGGCTGGCAAGAAGCCAGGTCTCCAAGTGTGGAGGATTGAGAACAAGGAGCTGGTGCCAGTCCCAAAGGAACTGTATGGAGGGTTCTATATGGGGGATGCCTACATGGTCCTCAAAACCATCAAACAGAGATCTGGGAGACTGCAGTATAACCTGCACTTCTGGCTGG GTGAAACCTCTGCCACTGTTGAGCAGGGAGTAGCTGCCATACTTACATCTCAAATGGATGAATACTTGGGTGGTAAACCCGTCCAACATCGTGAAGTGCAAGGCTATGAGACAAAAGAATTTCTTGGCTACTTCAAGAGTGGGATGAAGTACATG AGTGGGGGCGTGGCTTCAGGCTTCAGACAAGTTGTCACCAATGAGGTGGACATAAAGCGCCTACTGCAGGTGCAGGGTCGGCGTGTTGTCAGGGGAACTGAGAGGCCTCTGACCTGGGACAGTTTCAACCAGGGAGACTGCTTCATCCTTGACCTGGGCAAC GACATTTTCGAGTGGTTTGGCTGCCAGTGCAATGGCTACGAGAGGCTGAAGGCCACAAAGTTAGCCAAGGCAATCCGGGACAATGAACGAGGCGGGCGGGCCAGAGTTCGCATGTGTGATGAGGGGGACGAGCCAGAGGAGATGCTGGAG ATTTTGGGAGCAAAGCCGGATTTGCCTGAGGCTCACGTCGAAGACGTCAAAGCTGATATACAAAACAAGGAGAGTGCAAAGTTGTACAAG ATTTCCAATGCTACTGGGGACATGGATACCACCGCTGTAGCCGAAAAAAGCCCCTTCGCCCAGAGTGATCTGGAGTCCAGTGACTGCTTCATCCTCGATGACGGCTCCAATGGCCGAATCTTCGTCTGGAAAG GCAAAGACGCCAAcacggaggagaggagggcagcGCTGACCGCGGCACAGAagttcatagacaacatgcatTACCCGAAGCACACCCAGGTCCACGTCCTGCCCGAGTCGGGCGAGACGGCCCTGTTCAAGCAGTTCTTCAAGCTGTGGCGCGACGTGGACCAGACTGAGGGGCTGGGCCAGTGCTACGTGAGCGGCAGCATCGCCAGCATCGAGCAGGTGCCCTTCGACGCCTCCACTCTGCACGGGAGCAGGGCCATGGCCGCCCAGCACCGACTGCTGGACGATGGGAGGGGCGAGAAGCAG ATCTGGCGTATCGAGGGTGGAGACAAGGTGGCTGTGGATCGCTCCACCTATGGGCAGTTCTATGGGGGAGACAGTTACCTCATTCTGTACAACTACCAGCACGGTGCTAAGAGCGGACAAATCATCTACATGTG GCAGGGAAAGAATTCATCCCAGGATGAGACTGCGGCGTCGGCCATCTTGGCTACCGTGCTGGATGGAGAGCTGGGAGGGACACCTGTCCAG GTGCGGGTGGTGCAGGGGGAGGAACCAGCCCAGCTCATGAGCCTGTTCGGGGGTCGGCCCATGGTGGTGCACAAGAATGGGACATCCAGGGACGGGGGCCAAACCGAGCCAGCCAAAACGCGACTTTTCCAGCTGCGGACCAACTCCGCTGGGGGCTCACGCGCCGTTGAG GTGGATGCCAGCGCCTCCGAGCTGAACTCCAACGACGTGTTTGTCCTGGTGACCCCGGCGGCGGCCTTCATGTGGCTGGGGCAGGGCTCCAGTGAAGCGGAGAAGTGCGGGGCCAAGCAGCTCTGTGAGATCCTGGCCGTGTGCACGTCCGAGCTCCCTGAGGGCGGAGAGACCG atgaTTTTTGGGAGGCCTTGGGAGGAAAGGCTGACTACTGCACCTCCATCAGGCTGAAGGACAAAATGAATGCCCACCCTCCCAGACTCTTTGCCTGCTCCAACAAGACGGGGCGGTTCAAA ATCGAAGAGGTACCTGGGGATATGACCCAAGATGACCTGGCCACTGATGACATCATGATCTTGGACACCTGGGATGAG CTGTTTGTATGGACTGGGAAAGAAGCAAATGATGAGGAGAAGGGTGCAGTCAAGGCCTCAG CTGACCAGTACATCAAATCTGACCCCTGTGGCCGGGACGCCAACACACCAGTCACAATGACCAAGCAAGGAtctgagccaccaaccttcacAGGCTGGTTCCTGGGCTGGGAGGACGATTACTGGAGCACTGACCCGCTGCAACGTGCCTTGGCCGAGCTGGAGGTGTGA
- the LOC133140337 gene encoding gelsolin-like isoform X2: MEHHPEFEQAGKKPGLQVWRIENKELVPVPKELYGGFYMGDAYMVLKTIKQRSGRLQYNLHFWLGETSATVEQGVAAILTSQMDEYLGGKPVQHREVQGYETKEFLGYFKSGMKYMSGGVASGFRQVVTNEVDIKRLLQVQGRRVVRGTERPLTWDSFNQGDCFILDLGNDIFEWFGCQCNGYERLKATKLAKAIRDNERGGRARVRMCDEGDEPEEMLEILGAKPDLPEAHVEDVKADIQNKESAKLYKISNATGDMDTTAVAEKSPFAQSDLESSDCFILDDGSNGRIFVWKGKDANTEERRAALTAAQKFIDNMHYPKHTQVHVLPESGETALFKQFFKLWRDVDQTEGLGQCYVSGSIASIEQVPFDASTLHGSRAMAAQHRLLDDGRGEKQIWRIEGGDKVAVDRSTYGQFYGGDSYLILYNYQHGAKSGQIIYMWQGKNSSQDETAASAILATVLDGELGGTPVQVRVVQGEEPAQLMSLFGGRPMVVHKNGTSRDGGQTEPAKTRLFQLRTNSAGGSRAVEVDASASELNSNDVFVLVTPAAAFMWLGQGSSEAEKCGAKQLCEILAVCTSELPEGGETDDFWEALGGKADYCTSIRLKDKMNAHPPRLFACSNKTGRFKIEEVPGDMTQDDLATDDIMILDTWDELFVWTGKEANDEEKGAVKASADQYIKSDPCGRDANTPVTMTKQGSEPPTFTGWFLGWEDDYWSTDPLQRALAELEV; encoded by the exons ATGGAACACCATCCAGAGTTTGAGCAGGCTGGCAAGAAGCCAGGTCTCCAAGTGTGGAGGATTGAGAACAAGGAGCTGGTGCCAGTCCCAAAGGAACTGTATGGAGGGTTCTATATGGGGGATGCCTACATGGTCCTCAAAACCATCAAACAGAGATCTGGGAGACTGCAGTATAACCTGCACTTCTGGCTGG GTGAAACCTCTGCCACTGTTGAGCAGGGAGTAGCTGCCATACTTACATCTCAAATGGATGAATACTTGGGTGGTAAACCCGTCCAACATCGTGAAGTGCAAGGCTATGAGACAAAAGAATTTCTTGGCTACTTCAAGAGTGGGATGAAGTACATG AGTGGGGGCGTGGCTTCAGGCTTCAGACAAGTTGTCACCAATGAGGTGGACATAAAGCGCCTACTGCAGGTGCAGGGTCGGCGTGTTGTCAGGGGAACTGAGAGGCCTCTGACCTGGGACAGTTTCAACCAGGGAGACTGCTTCATCCTTGACCTGGGCAAC GACATTTTCGAGTGGTTTGGCTGCCAGTGCAATGGCTACGAGAGGCTGAAGGCCACAAAGTTAGCCAAGGCAATCCGGGACAATGAACGAGGCGGGCGGGCCAGAGTTCGCATGTGTGATGAGGGGGACGAGCCAGAGGAGATGCTGGAG ATTTTGGGAGCAAAGCCGGATTTGCCTGAGGCTCACGTCGAAGACGTCAAAGCTGATATACAAAACAAGGAGAGTGCAAAGTTGTACAAG ATTTCCAATGCTACTGGGGACATGGATACCACCGCTGTAGCCGAAAAAAGCCCCTTCGCCCAGAGTGATCTGGAGTCCAGTGACTGCTTCATCCTCGATGACGGCTCCAATGGCCGAATCTTCGTCTGGAAAG GCAAAGACGCCAAcacggaggagaggagggcagcGCTGACCGCGGCACAGAagttcatagacaacatgcatTACCCGAAGCACACCCAGGTCCACGTCCTGCCCGAGTCGGGCGAGACGGCCCTGTTCAAGCAGTTCTTCAAGCTGTGGCGCGACGTGGACCAGACTGAGGGGCTGGGCCAGTGCTACGTGAGCGGCAGCATCGCCAGCATCGAGCAGGTGCCCTTCGACGCCTCCACTCTGCACGGGAGCAGGGCCATGGCCGCCCAGCACCGACTGCTGGACGATGGGAGGGGCGAGAAGCAG ATCTGGCGTATCGAGGGTGGAGACAAGGTGGCTGTGGATCGCTCCACCTATGGGCAGTTCTATGGGGGAGACAGTTACCTCATTCTGTACAACTACCAGCACGGTGCTAAGAGCGGACAAATCATCTACATGTG GCAGGGAAAGAATTCATCCCAGGATGAGACTGCGGCGTCGGCCATCTTGGCTACCGTGCTGGATGGAGAGCTGGGAGGGACACCTGTCCAG GTGCGGGTGGTGCAGGGGGAGGAACCAGCCCAGCTCATGAGCCTGTTCGGGGGTCGGCCCATGGTGGTGCACAAGAATGGGACATCCAGGGACGGGGGCCAAACCGAGCCAGCCAAAACGCGACTTTTCCAGCTGCGGACCAACTCCGCTGGGGGCTCACGCGCCGTTGAG GTGGATGCCAGCGCCTCCGAGCTGAACTCCAACGACGTGTTTGTCCTGGTGACCCCGGCGGCGGCCTTCATGTGGCTGGGGCAGGGCTCCAGTGAAGCGGAGAAGTGCGGGGCCAAGCAGCTCTGTGAGATCCTGGCCGTGTGCACGTCCGAGCTCCCTGAGGGCGGAGAGACCG atgaTTTTTGGGAGGCCTTGGGAGGAAAGGCTGACTACTGCACCTCCATCAGGCTGAAGGACAAAATGAATGCCCACCCTCCCAGACTCTTTGCCTGCTCCAACAAGACGGGGCGGTTCAAA ATCGAAGAGGTACCTGGGGATATGACCCAAGATGACCTGGCCACTGATGACATCATGATCTTGGACACCTGGGATGAG CTGTTTGTATGGACTGGGAAAGAAGCAAATGATGAGGAGAAGGGTGCAGTCAAGGCCTCAG CTGACCAGTACATCAAATCTGACCCCTGTGGCCGGGACGCCAACACACCAGTCACAATGACCAAGCAAGGAtctgagccaccaaccttcacAGGCTGGTTCCTGGGCTGGGAGGACGATTACTGGAGCACTGACCCGCTGCAACGTGCCTTGGCCGAGCTGGAGGTGTGA
- the LOC133140322 gene encoding stomatin-like produces the protein MPMDSEKECEMTSTKRRERQAGLETVGSDIGLCGWLLVLFSILLTLVTLPVSIWMCIKIVKEYERAIIFRLGRILRGGAKGPGLFFILPCTDSFINVDMRTITFDIPPQEVLTKDSVTVSVDGVVYYRVQNATLAVANITNADAATRLLAQTTLRNVLGTKNLSEILSDREEIAHSMQATLDDATDDWGIKVQRVEIKDVKLPQQLQRAMAAEAEASREARAKVIAAEGEMNASRALKEASMVIAEAPSALQLRYLQTLNTIAAEKNSTIIFPLPIDMLQGFLKR, from the exons ATGCCCATGGACTCTGAAAAAGAATGCGAAATGACATCGACGAAACGACGGGAACGCCAAGCAG GCTTGGAGACGGTAGGCAGCGACATAGGCCTGTGTGGATGGCTCCTGGTCTTATTCTCCATCCTCCTGACACTGGTCACCCTGCCTGTGTCCATATGGATGTGCATAAAG ATTGTGAAGGAGTATGAGCGAGCCATCATCTTTCGCCTGGGACGTATCCTGCGTGGGGGGGCCAAAGGACCAG GTCTGTTCTTCATCTTGCCCTGCACTGACAGCTTCATCAACGTGGACATGCGCACCATCACCTTTGACATCCCTCCGcaggag GTTCTGACTAAGGACtctgtgacagtgagtgtggaTGGGGTGGTGTACTACCGTGTACAGAACGCCACCCTGGCGGTCGCTAACATCACCAACGCCGATGCGGCCACCCGCCTCCTGGCCCAGACCACCCTGCGGAACGTGCTGGGCACCAAGAACCTGTCGGAAATCCTGTCTGACCGCGAGGAGATAGCCCACAGCATGCAG GCTACGCTGGACGATGCCACCGATGACTGGGGAATCAAGGTGCAGCGGGTGGAGATCAAGGACGTGAAGCTTCCCCAGCAGCTCCAGAGGGCCATGGCGGCCGAGGCCGAGGCCTCCCGTGAAGCCCGGGCCAAG GTGATTGCAGCGGAGGGGGAGATGAACGCCTCGCGGGCGCTGAAGGAGGCGTCCATGGTGATCGCAGAGGCGCCCTCCGCCCTGCAGCTACGCTACCTGCAGACCCTCAACACCATCGCGGCGGAAAAGAACTCCACCATCATCTTCCCTCTGCCCATCGACATGCTCCAGGGCTTTCTTAAGCGCTGA